Genomic DNA from Carassius gibelio isolate Cgi1373 ecotype wild population from Czech Republic chromosome B14, carGib1.2-hapl.c, whole genome shotgun sequence:
ACTCTTTGGTACTGTGCTAGtcacttatttacttattttatttgactttgaTTTCTACAGGTAGGGCAATAAATTGGgaagtaattaaatatatttaaaatgtttataatttgtaataatactcCTAATATAGTCAAGAGAATGATACACTTGCCTATTTAAAGCAAGCATTTGTAATTCATCTGTGTGCTGGTATGCTTATGAAAAAGGTTATGTAAGTTTATATAAgtgtgtatgtataatatattatattttaaggaTAAAAATCATTTATAGTTGCATCTTGGCTTCATTTCACTATAATTTCCTGAAAATTTTCTGAAATTGTCAAATTGTAATGCTACTGAAATGCAAATACTACATTGACATTCAACAAAAAAAGGCCAGACTGGCTTAGGAATAGAGTTCAGTGTTCTTGTGACCTAGTTTATGGCagtgaaataaatgcttttatgcctgaatctgaatctgactATCACAAGAGGCTGTAAACCTCCATgattatcacttcttataatagTGCCTCCATAAGGCATTGTTTTAAAAACTCAATTCCATGTCCGCCCCATATTATTTGTTTCAGGTGAACGTGACGTTGGAAAGAGAAATCGCAGGTTTGTGGGTGAAAATCCCATGTCTGGATGAAATAGGAAGTTGTCATTATCCTAACGCCTGTGACCTGCTCGATCAACTCATCCCGCCGGGACAGGACTGTCCCGAGCCCCTGCACACATACGGCCTGCCCTGCCACTGCCCCTTCAAAGCTGTGAGTGTGCCCCACTTTAGGAGACTTTACTCAACATGCACGTGTTTATGGGTTCATAAAGACTTCTTTTTGTGACCGATAGGTCTTGTATTTTGAGAGGCATGACATTTATCATATCATTTTTCCAGGGTGATTATGCTTTGCCATCATCAGACATCGTCATCCCACATGTGGAACTGCCTGGATGGCTGACCAATGGAAACTACAGAGTACAGGGCATTTTAGGAAGCTCTGGGAAAGAACTGGGATGCCTCAAACTCAGCTTCTCCCTGCATTCCTCCAGGAAGCAAAAGAAAAGTAGCATTTGATCATTCTATCGGACTTTTACTTCAGATTCTCTTTTAGCTTTTTAGAATGATGAATTTTCAGTCCTAATGAACGCATTTCTTTTTACTAATGATAAATCGCtttgaatattttttgtttttggtggAAGTAAATATGGTTTACGTTTACTTTATGAACCACTGGAATGCACATTTtgatttttcttaattattttttttttttattaacatgttaaCAATGCTTTGTCTAGTTTTAACTGCTGCTTTTGTGATTTATTCTTGTTCTCTGAGGTTAAACAAGTTCAGTGTCAATGTGGAACCAAGTTTCTCAGTTCTTTTTAAAGGGGATGTTTCCGTTtggttttttttcataataaatattcaaacattaGAGTGTTTAGCagttattttaatgcaaaatgaTGTGATAGATATTAGAgctgttatttaatttattgc
This window encodes:
- the gm2a gene encoding ganglioside GM2 activator gives rise to the protein MKSCVSVFIALFAVNCFSLEASSQFLGKRISKFTTVWGFSWQNCGAQDDPAKMKSLSISPDPISIPGQLTAAASGSTSVALTSPLSVNVTLEREIAGLWVKIPCLDEIGSCHYPNACDLLDQLIPPGQDCPEPLHTYGLPCHCPFKAGDYALPSSDIVIPHVELPGWLTNGNYRVQGILGSSGKELGCLKLSFSLHSSRKQKKSSI